The genomic window CGGACTAGACTTGGCAATCGCGGAAAGATCGCCGTGTCGAAGGAGCCGCGCCAGTTCCGTGAGATCAATAATGGCCTGGCGGAAATTGTCGCGCACGTAGCGGCCGTCGAACGGGCCGATACCCTGCTCGGGATCGCCGGCAAAGTCGAAGAGGTTCACGGAGGCACCGAAATCGTTGGCGTCGGCCAGCCCGTCGGGGCCGGGCGCTCCGGAAAAGTTGTGGACCGCGTCCGTCTTCTCGCCGGCGCGATCGCCGTGCCAGATCGCATCCACGCCGATCGTGGCGTAACCGGCGCGCGCATAGGTGTTCGCGCACGAAAGGACCTGTGAGCGTCCTGCGTTGAGCCCGTGTTGATAGATGAGGATGGGCAACCCCCCGAGGGCCGCAGGGTCTTTTGGCAAGGCCAGCAGAAACGGAATGGCCTCCGTACCCTTGATGATGGGAATGCCTTGGGTGTCCACTTCCACGCGACCGAGACGCGGGGGTGTGGAGGACAAGAATGAGGGGGCATCGAAGGTTCCGAGGACAATCGCGCCGAGCGAGTCGTGTACGATGCCCTTGGGGTCCCCGAGGCCCGGACGCGTCGTTGCCGGTGTGCCGGCGAACGCATCGAGTTCTGCGCCGCGCAGGACCCGGCTTACTTTTGCGACGGGTGGAACCAGGCCGGCCGCCACCTCCCGCATGAGGTCAACCCTTGTCGTGGGGTGACCCACGGTGAACACCGTTGCGGCACCTATCGTTCCACGGGGCACGGTCCGAACGAGCGGCGCGTAGATGGCGGCGAAAGGCCCGCGACCCTCGATGGCGTCCCGCATGGCGGGGGAGGGATCGACGCGCGGACTTTCCACCCAGACTGCATATCGGTGCCCCGCCGTCAGGGTCTCGCCGCGTGGCGCGAGCGCGACAAGATCGCCCGTCCGCGCGCGAATCCAAAGCCCGGTCTCGAACGTTCGATCGGGCGCGTCGAGATCGATCCATGTCGCTTTCCCCGGCACGGCTCCGTCTTCAAGGTCACCGCTGACGGGGAAAAAGACCGAGCCGTAGACAGGAGCGCCGTCCATTTCCGAGAGTGTAAGCGCCAGCGCGTCGAGCGGTCCACGTTGACCATCGAGAGGAATCGACTCCACAAGGATGTGTCCGTCCTGGAGGAAAACGTCGGAGGGCCACGGCGTGTCCTTCATCGAAGTCCCGCCCAGCAGCGCCTCGATGGTGGGTGCCGACCGAGGGGAATTGGCCCCGGAGGAGCAGGCGAGGCACACCATGACAGGTAGAAAGACGGCGCGCCTCATTGCGAAGCCTCTTGCAGATCTCGTTTTTCCGATGGAGACGCGAGAAACCGCTCCTTGATGCGGCGAGCGATTTGAGGGGCATTTCCGCCGGCACGATTGTTCACCGTGACCCAGGCCTCGACTTCTTGCTCAATGGCCTTCTTGGCGAGGGCCACGGTGTCATCGAACATCTTGGGGTCTTCGTCCTTCAATTCAGCGAACGGAAAATAGCGGCGGTAGGCGTCCTCGTATTTCACCCCGCGGGGTGTGAGCAGCCGGATGATGGCCGTACGGGGATTCGTGAAGCCTCCGGCCTGTTCGAGCTGCCGATCAAGCGCAGGAAGGAACGACCAGTGCGAGAAGACATTGCCGATCCCCCGCTCTCGGAGGAAGCGGAAGTAGTCGCCTGATTTCAGCCGATCGGTTCGTTCTTCAATGTGGTAGCGGGAATCCTGCGGAATCCTTCCAAAAAACGTCTCGTGCACTTTGATGTTTTCGTTCGGGGGGGGGCAGGTGGCGGTGCGCTGGTATTCATGCTCGAAGATGAATCCACTGAGCTTGGGACCGAGGAGGGCGTTTGCAGGTCTGTAAAACTGTTCGGTGAATACTTCAGGATCATGGAAGCGAGGGTTATCCGCAAAGTTTCGGGACTTCTCGGCGGGGTCGAAGACCCACGTCTTGTGGGCGGTGACGATCTGGGGAACCTTGAGCGTAACGCGTGCGTCCGAGGGCATGAAATCTGCGTAGGTGGCGAGGGTACGGTGCGTCCTTGTCGGCCGCCCCGTTCGGTCCAGCAGCGGTTCGTAAAAGGTGAAGTCCAGCTCGACGAATTCAAAGTGCTGGAAAAACTCCCGCGTACTCCTGACCTCCACGGTCTGTTCGGTGACCTTTTCAGCACCGACGGATTTCGAGCGCTTGGAAATCTTGTACTCTTCCAAATAGATCTGTCCCATCCAACCGGCATAACGGTCGGAGGCCGCGCCGAGGTGAACCTTCGGGTGGATCCCGCGAAACATGAAATCTTGTGAAGAGGCGCCCTCGGTCATCCAGGCCCATTCTAGCAAGGGTCGCCGCAAGGTTGAATCGTGGCGACGCGGAGGCCGTCCGGTAGACGCCGATGGCCGGAGCGGTGCCGTCTTGACGCCCATACTATTGTATGGTAACTCGTAGGCGTGGAAATGACGGAGAAACAGCGCAAGGTTCTCGCTTTCATCCGCAGTTTCATTCAATCCGAGCGACGGCCTCCCACCATCCGGGAGATCGCGGCTCATTTTCGCTACGCCTCGAATCGCACCGTGCAGGATTACCTCGCCGCGCTGGAACGGAAAGGTTTTCTCAAGGTATTGAAGGGGCTTTCTCGCGGCATTGATCTCACCGCCCAAGCCATCGGAATCCCCGTGGTGGGACGCGTTCCCGCCGGCGTACCGTTTTTCGCGGAGGAAAACGTGGAGCAATGGCTGGATCTTTCTTTGGGTTACTTCAAGGGCGGGGAGCCTCTGGACCGGATCGGTGGGCGGGTCTTCGCCCTTCGCGTGGTGGGCGATTCCATGGAGGGCGCGGGGATCGTCGATGGCGACCTCGTGATCGTTCGGAAGCAGCCCTCCGCTTCGCATCGGGACATCGTCGTCGCGCTGGTGAACGGACAGGCCACCGTGAAGCGCCTCACGGAAAAAGGCGAGCGCCGCACGCTTCTGCCCGAGAACCCGAAATACGCCCCCATCCCTCTTGGCGCCGACAGCGCCATCCTCGGCAAAGTCCTCGGCGTCGTCCGGCGATACTGAACTCTCCGATGAGCCTCCGCCCGGGATTCAATAAATTCGCGTAACCACCCAGTGCGCCTGGACTCCTTCCCGGGTCCAGGCGCAGCCTTCCTAGAGTGCCAAACTGCCATCCGCCGCCTAATGCGGCAAGTCCTGCCGACGATAGAGCCTATTGTCTTGGCATTCTGACATGCCGATGATACGAATTGATAGATGCGCACGACGATCCGGCTCGACGACGACCTGCACTGCCAAGCCAAAGCATACGCCGCGAAGCACGGCCTCACGCTGACCTCACTTATCGCAAACGCCCTCCGCGAGATGATGGCCAATCGCGGGAATCCTGAGCCGCGGATGCGCACCCATCTGCCAGTTTTCCGGGGCGGCGGGCTCATGCCGGGTGTGGATTTGGACGACAATGCCGCTCTTCTGGATCTTATGGAAGGCCGCGGTGCCCCGCTTCGACGCTGAGGCCGCCGGCTCCCCCTTTCGCGCTGCACGAAGCGCAATCCCCGGGGCCGTAATCGCTCTCCTGATCGCCTCCTGCGGAGGAACCTCGCGGCCCGCGGAGCTTAAGGCCGCCGAGTGCGGAGACAGTGCCGCACCCGGTTCAGTCGCCGCCCTGCCTCGGTGGCCGTACGTGCAGTGGGTCACCGAGACGGGCGCCGTCGTCGCCTGGGGAACCGGAATAGATACGAAACAGGGGCAACTTCGCTACGGGCGGGATACGTCCTATGTATCGGCGGTCGACGCCGATGTTAAGCTGCTCTCCATCGGCGAGGGATCGACTCTCCACCTCTTCAGCGCGTCGCTCTCCGATCTCGAACCCAATACAGAATACTGCTATCAAGTGCGCGCGGCCGGCGCGGAACTCGCCGGGGGATTGAAGTTCCACACCGCGCCCAAGGAGATGAATGCAACCGTCCGCTTTCTTGTCATGGGCGACTACGGCAGCGGCTCCCTCCCGCAGGTCATGGTGCGCGATCAGATGCTGGACTACCTGGACCGCACCGACCTCATTCTTACCACCGGAGACAACGCCTACTCCGCCGGAGCGTACGTGGAATTCCAAAAGAAAGTGTTCGAAATCTATCCCTCGCTCTTCGCGCGAATTCCCGTGTTCCCCTCCATCGGCAATCACGATTTCGCGTCGTCCGCCGCCCAGCCCTACCTGGATAATTTCTTTCTCCCTGAAAACGCGTGGCGCGAGACGGACCGGGAACGTTACTACTCGTTTGACTGGGGGCCGCTCCACGTCACGGTCCTCGACAGCGAATACGCCCTCTATGGGATCCGGGACGAGGAGACCGACGACATGGTGGATTGGCTGGAGGCCGATCTCTCAACCACGAATCGGCCTTGGAAAATAGTCACGTTTCACCAGCCCGGCCATACGAACAACCCCAAG from Nitrospirota bacterium includes these protein-coding regions:
- a CDS encoding DUF72 domain-containing protein: MTEGASSQDFMFRGIHPKVHLGAASDRYAGWMGQIYLEEYKISKRSKSVGAEKVTEQTVEVRSTREFFQHFEFVELDFTFYEPLLDRTGRPTRTHRTLATYADFMPSDARVTLKVPQIVTAHKTWVFDPAEKSRNFADNPRFHDPEVFTEQFYRPANALLGPKLSGFIFEHEYQRTATCPPPNENIKVHETFFGRIPQDSRYHIEERTDRLKSGDYFRFLRERGIGNVFSHWSFLPALDRQLEQAGGFTNPRTAIIRLLTPRGVKYEDAYRRYFPFAELKDEDPKMFDDTVALAKKAIEQEVEAWVTVNNRAGGNAPQIARRIKERFLASPSEKRDLQEASQ
- a CDS encoding metallophosphoesterase family protein, which encodes MPRFDAEAAGSPFRAARSAIPGAVIALLIASCGGTSRPAELKAAECGDSAAPGSVAALPRWPYVQWVTETGAVVAWGTGIDTKQGQLRYGRDTSYVSAVDADVKLLSIGEGSTLHLFSASLSDLEPNTEYCYQVRAAGAELAGGLKFHTAPKEMNATVRFLVMGDYGSGSLPQVMVRDQMLDYLDRTDLILTTGDNAYSAGAYVEFQKKVFEIYPSLFARIPVFPSIGNHDFASSAAQPYLDNFFLPENAWRETDRERYYSFDWGPLHVTVLDSEYALYGIRDEETDDMVDWLEADLSTTNRPWKIVTFHQPGHTNNPKRSPNPIVVLKIVPVLEKFRVPLVLSGHEHFYERFHPILKGQRATTSEGGVTYLTSGGGGASLYDINLGTDPLQAFGMKIHHFLAGGADDCTLSARAIDFTGQEIDRFSLTRC
- the lexA gene encoding repressor LexA, producing the protein MEMTEKQRKVLAFIRSFIQSERRPPTIREIAAHFRYASNRTVQDYLAALERKGFLKVLKGLSRGIDLTAQAIGIPVVGRVPAGVPFFAEENVEQWLDLSLGYFKGGEPLDRIGGRVFALRVVGDSMEGAGIVDGDLVIVRKQPSASHRDIVVALVNGQATVKRLTEKGERRTLLPENPKYAPIPLGADSAILGKVLGVVRRY